CATCCCATTTTCACATGTTTCCTGTTTtcgttttatgttattttctcTTATCATAGAGCTtttggagttttgttttcttgagTTTTTTGTCCCTACCTAGTCGCATCTCTTACATTCGTACGTTTTTCCTACCTGTGTTTGGTTTTCCATTCCCGTCATCCCTCGCACATACTGTTTGAGGAGATGTTTCCCTCGACATGAGGTGCACAGTAGCCCTGCAAACAGTATGCCACTTACCCGTTTTAAAAAGATATGTTCACGAGAAATCATCGAAATTTTAGGTTAGCTCCGTACATacatgttttctgttttctcaCGCAAAGCTCACTTCATTATCAACTCACTCAGTTACCAGCAAACCGATAGAAAGCAAATCgtgcacagcaaaacaaaaacgctgGCAAATGTACTTGCAATAGGTACCTAAGCAAACAACCTGGAGTATTCCGAGATAACTGTGTCTATGAATGTGTGGTTAAGTGGATTCTGCAGGATGCCATTCCGGTCGAATGTAAAAGGACACGCGTCACTTAAATATACTCGCTCTGTCGCTATCTCCCCATGTCTCTAGTACTTAGACATCCGTCCATTATCTTATTACTGCTCACTTGGCACCGTCAATCTAGGCAACAATCTCTAGAGCAAATACATTACATCTGCTCCTGGCGAATAGGGCGCAAGCGTTGCATATATTACATGGCTGTTCGTGTTTGCGTGTGTCTATCAGTGCAAGACAAATCGTTACATAGCATCAACAATTGAGACATCGAAGAGGTGctttcagaaaaaaataacaacatgtcgttttgcttttgcgtACGTCAGTTGCATTGCTTTCGAGCTTTTCACGTATGCAATCCGCACATACGGTTGGAACCTGTTTTACACCACTAAGAAGCAACtcgtttgtttgctggtgAACCAGTAAGCTTTGGATGCGTACTAGGCGAAAGTTTGTTatccttgttttgttttacgtcAAGCGTACTATTGTTTTACCCGTACAAGATGCCCCTGCCTCTTTTGTCTCTTATTTCAGCTGCACGACACTACACGATAACCACTTTCCCGGCGGATCGGTGGTTGCATAGGTTCGATGTAACTatattcttttccttttcattaCTCTTTTATATCTCTGTCGCTCACTCTCGTCGTTTGCCCGGTACTGGTCCGCAGTTTCCACAGCGTGGCTATGACGGTAGCTACTCCGGCAGTGGCGGTGGCCGTGGTCGATCGAGGGTAAGTATCGACGAGTCGTACATAtgaaaaaaatacgctaataAATTTACAATGTGATCGGAAATGATAAAGCAATTCTTCTTCCGTGGCACCTTGGGCCAGCATACATTACCGCAATCCGAGGgtgaacaaagaaaaaaaacccgtagCATCGATTAAAAATCTCCAACACTCATTACAGAGCGATTCCTTAATCAGAACAGCGGGAACAATCAAGTGATGAAAAATTAGATACCGCCTTCGGTTGGCAGTTTTTCCTTGTCCGCGTGCTTTATCTCCGGGGGCTTTGGTACCCGCTGTAGTGACCCAATTGACAGGTCGGCAAGAAAGTCGATGCCGAAACGGTGGAATGTACACGGTTCCGAACGCCGATCGTGCAAAGGGAGTGAAAGTGCCAACCAGAAAGAGATTTTCCTGAAGCGGGGAAcacagcaaaagaaagaaaatgaaacacaatcACGAGATTTGCATCTTCATCGCGTCAGCGGATGCTTGTTAGGCACACGTACCTGCACAAATCGTTCGGGTCGCTTATTCGTCAGCGGAAATCATAGTCATCCGTTTCCGTTCATCCGGACAATTGCTTTCGAAACAGTGTGCTCGCATCTCGAACGTGCGGCGAGaagaggggggtgggggggggggtgattgGTAAGGGGAAAAGTCTCGGCAACACATCACCACCCAAGCTAGATGGGGTGCGGGACTCAGCACTTGTTTGTTCGTGGGTCGGGCAGACTGGGGCACTGTGTGACGGAAATGAACGTATttattggaaaagaaaaatccaACGAGAGAATGTGACCTGCTCCGGGCGCCTGCAAGAGAGCTGGTGCCTGCAAGGGAGTCTGTGCGATGCAGATGCAAAAGACTCCGGGGCCTTCAAGGACACCGGTGACCGGGTACAAGGAATTGACAATCGACATCTCGCACGGTTACAGGCATTGGTGGTATATAATTTGAGCATGCAAGTATTCGAACGAGGTTGGGCAGGGCTGTGCTGGTCCCCAGAATTGCCTTAGAGTGGATGCTGTGGGTGCTGTGGAGTGGTGaggagaggaggggggggggatagcTGAGTTCCCTCTTACACAGACATTTACGGACGGCAACCAAACACCGCCTGCGCAATTACGATAAAACTAATGATCCTTCATTTCCCCCTTTTTACCATTTACACGTTTATCTCTCCCTATCGCTTTCGTTTGCAGACTGGGAAGCATTTTCATCGAACATCACTTTTGATAAAAGCTTTTAACCATAAATTTCGATTAGATTTGGAATTAAATACGTGAGTATTCGCTGCGCTAAGCACGATTTCTCTAGCGAGcgccttttttttaatcgtaTCTCAGCCGTTCCAAGCCAGCCTCCTAATGGTTTACCTTTGtcttttgcttttgtgtttcCCCCTCTGTTCAAACGCTATGCCTCGCAGACAATTACTAGCTCCCAACATTGTACAGAAGCACTATCTACCTAGCGGGTTCGCTCAGGATTCACATCGAGTAAGTAGGATCGTTTAAAGGGGGTTTATTAACCAAGGGGTCCAGCAAATTCACAGTCTCACTGACGCTCTCGTCTGGTCGGCCGCATTTGACAGGAAATTGAACACTGCTACTACCACGGTACGGTTAAAGACTATCCGGGAGCTAGTGCAGCCTTCCACACCTGCAACGGTGTCAGCGGTGTGATACACGTCGGTAATGAAACGTTTGTTATTCATCCATTTTACGGAGGTGATTTATCggtatgttatttttccatcttCTTTCGATTTGATAACGCGACTGACCCCCTTTAACCCGCTCTTCCCGTTAAGGGGATAAACACATCAGGAGCCGTGGTGAAGATCTTGTTGCAAGTCCCTCCGGCGTGGTCCGTGAGGTCTGAACATTCGTCCAATAGCTCGAATTCTTTCCATAGGGCTGTTTGGTGTATGTCTTGGGAGAAAAGCAACATCGATAGTCAGCACTCctcctgtatgtgtgtgccctgttaacaaagcaaacaaaacaagcgtCTCGTTTCTGTTCTGGAACAAATGctaaaaaaacaccaccccGTTCGTTTCAGCAGAAACATCCACATGTTATATTTGAAGCACgtacaaaatcaaataaaggcTGTGCGAATTCTGGCAACCTCGAGTGGAGGACGCGATCGATACGCCGCGGCAGCAGCCACCATGCCGGGTTAGTGGAGCTGATTGATCGCAACGGTGCTGGCCGGTACAGGCGGGATGTGCGCGAAACCACCAAGTACATCGAAACGGCCCTCATTATCGACAAGGCGATGTTCCAGAAGCGCAACGGCAGCACCCGGACAGAGGTGGTCCACGATGCCATACAGGTGGCGAACATTGCTGATCTGGTACGTATGAGGAGGGGGAGCAGGATATTAGGGAAGAAATCCTGTGCCTCGATCTGGACGACTAACGTATCTTTATCCACTTCCATTTTACCTCACTGCAGTACTTCCGTACTCTGAACACACGCGTGTCCGTTGTATATATCGAAACATGGCAGGGCCAAAACCAGGCCCAAATCGACGGAGGCAAAGATATTAGCAAAGCAATATCCAATTTTAACGACTATACATCTAGGAATTTGTATAAAATAGATAAAGATACGACCCAGCTGCTGACGTAAGTAATTTTAGACTGTCAAAGCAGAGGACTTTTCTGATCCTTGCGTTACCTCATATCATTCGCAGTGGCGAGACATTCGCCGGCGGTGAAGTTGGCATGTCCGTTCCGGAAACCGTGTGCACACCGAAGGCTGTTGGCATAAGCGTAGACATGAATCCTTATGAACCGCATCTGCTCGCCGGAACGATGGCGCACATGATAGGACACAACATTGGCATGGGTCACGACGATAATCGTAAGTACCGTGGGATGATGCTCGCATAGACTACTCATTCGCTTAACATTTTCCACTGCTCTGAACACGTCTGCTCAGGTGACGAATGCATCTGTCGCGACTGGCACGGTTGCATTATGTCGCAATCGATTGTCGGTCTGGAGAACGTACAGCCGTACAAGTTTTCCGAATGCAGTCGACTGGATTACATCGATGCGTTGCGCATCGGACACGGTCTCTGTTTGTTGAACAAACCGAATGAGGTAAGTTTTGGGGAGGGGATGAGAAGTGGACAGTGGAGACAATCACGACTATCCCGGCTTTACCAGGTGGAGCTTCGTAAGAACTGCGGCAACGGGATCGTGGAGGATGACGAGGAGTGCGACTGTGGCAGTGCGCTCGATTGCGACAAGACGGATCCGTGTTGTGACGGCATCACGTGCAAGCTAAAAAAGGAGTCCCAGTGCGCGACTGGGCCCTGCTGTGATAAATGTATTCTAAAGCCTCCGGGCGTCATATGCCGCGATGCGCACAACGAGTGCGACCTACCCGAGTACTGCAATGGCGAGTCTGGCCAGTGCCCGCCCGATGTACATAAGAAGAATGGCAACCCGTGCGGCATGAACTCTACCGGCTTCTCTACAGGTATGTAGTGCTTCAAACATAATGCGTAGATAGGCGCTGAAGCTCTTCCATAacaatatttcttttatttgcgCACAGGTTACTGCTTCAATGGTGTTTGCCCTACACAGGCCGCCCAGTGCGAGCGAATCTGGGGCTACAGCGGTACTGGTGCCGATCGAGTGTGCTACGAACAGTTCAACTCGAAGGGCTCCATCAACGGCCATTGCGGCAAGGACGGCAATGGCAACTACATCAAATGCGAGCCAGAGTAAGATCTCGCTACTCTACATCCTTCCAAGAACTTCAATTCCATATCCAAtccccctctctctatctctctttctctcgctctctctctctctctctcttttattctctcttctctcttcctCCATCTCTCTCATTCTTTCTCTGTTTTCGTTTCCTTATGTCCAGGAATATTCAGTGTGGTTCGCTCCAGTGCAAGGATGGCGACCGTACGCCAGTGGAGGACTGCTGCGAACATTTGTACTCGCGGGCAATCATCTCCATACGCGGCACGGAGTACGAATGCAAGTAAGTGTTACGACAAGCATCACCATTGAAACTCTCATCTGGCAGTGATGCACATCTCATGTCAAATTCCTCTACGCCAGGTCAATCACTGGGGCGTCCACTAACTCCAACACGCCACCGTACGGACTGGTACGCGACGGTACACCGTGCGGTGATAATCTGATCTGCGTCAATCAGACTTGCGTCAGTATCTTTCCATACATCGATCAAACAAAGTGTCCGACGAACCATAACAATCTCGAATGCTCCGGCAATGGGGTAAGTAGAGGGGTTATTCCAATTACCtactctttttctctctctctctttgtctgtgTACCTCTGCGTTACCAGAATCCCTGATTGCTCGGAAGTTGATAGAAAATACTCACTGTATAGAAAAAGAGCGAGCAAAATACTCAAATATGTCAGAACAACTTGAGTGTTTAGTTGACGCGCCACAATGGCGGCATGCAAAGATGCCTCAGATCCTAACCCGCTTTCCCCTCCACATACCACCCGCTCCTCTTGTCTATTTCCGGCAGGACTGTACCAACAACAATAAGTGCTTCTGCAAGTTTGGCTGGACTGGCCCGGATTGCTCAATTCAGGCGCATATCACTACCACGTACCCGTCGCTGATCACGTCCACCACGTCGGAAAGCACTATCATCAtggagaagaaaacgactCGCTACGGTAAGTCCATTCGTTGCCCGTGCTTGCTGCTTTCCATATTTTCCaacccaaaaaacaacaaacagtagTGTTTGTTACGTCTTGTTAAACAATTTCAGTTTGTCCGATAGTTTCGTTTTAGACATTataatgcttttgtttttgatcaATACACCGTGTAGAAATGTTATACAGAATACCTCAAGCCAAATACTGCCGATTTTCATTataataaagtaaaacaataataagccatacagaagaaggaaacattaGCTGCCGTGCAAAACATTACCAGAGCACAAGAACACACATGCCACATTCTAAACAATGAGcagaaacaggaaaaaaaatcattacaaCTGCCCATGCAACACTCACATGCCCAAGTTTCCTTACAAGATTGACAATGATCAGTAGAGCCGAAAAGGAAAAAGTAGAACCCTTTTCCTTTTAACCTGTCAGCCGTAAACAACACAGCCTTAAAACATGAGTGACTTTTTGAGCATACATTTtaggtctctctctctctctctcattctctctctatctctcctcctttctcatttcctctctatctctctctttgtatGTCAGTTTCTAGGCTACTCGGTTCCTCTTTGCTCCTTTTGATCACAATCCCATCGTTTTTCACGGGCCCTCTGTCGTCTGacccctctctcgctctgtctttctctctctctatcaatCTATCTATAAATTATCCCCTCTCCCTCTGCTTCTCTATCTGTTTTCACACCCCTTCCCCACGTCTCGTGCATACTCATTACCCTGGGTTTAAGAAACACTACTAATGGGTTTCTAATCGTTTCAGCGCCTTGGAAAGTTGCTCTAGGGATAGTAAAGTTTTCTCGATTTCCCATAATGCAGATTCTTTCGATCGTGCCCCCCTCAAACCACCtcttttcatttgattttgtCAAGAAAATCAGGTATACGGTTGGGATTGTTAGGATTCACAGATTGTCGCAAGAGGGCGCTAGCGTACGCGAACCCAACTTACAAATTGATCAGCACCTTATTCCGTGCCCGTTTCTACTCATGGCTTGTTGTTTGCATTAATTAAAGTACACTCGAGTGTCTTATGCCATAAGTGCCGACTAGGCTCGGGTGACTGTAACAGTGCGGTTGAATGAGCTATAGCTATGCTATAGTTAGTTTTCCTGATTCAGTTGATACCCAAGAAGAAAGCTCAAGCTACAGCGAACCATACCCTCCCCatccacacaaacatacaacgCCACAAAGATTAACCGGGAACAAATTATGACAATGGTAATCGTCAACTTGTTTTCGACAGTTGGACACAGCAAACACATTCACgcctacacacagccacgaaTAAATCGTCTTCAAATTTGAGTCTCATGTTACGCTGTTACTAGAGCGACAGTGTATTGTTCCTGCGTTAAGTTTGCATTATGTTTTGCCCATCACTCTATAAAGAccgttttgacgtttcttcgCTTTGTCTCTTTGTTTACAATGCAAAGCTTACatgagagaaaaaacacaatgTTTTCGTTTGCTACAATTACATACCTCGTGATTCGGTAAAGGGCCATTTAGATGGGCACTACGCAATCAGCAATGCAGTAATCAGTAACGTCGAAATGCATCCCCTGAATATATGAAATTTCTGATCCGAACGTATTAatacttcaaaaattaaaatttgatttttatgtgttCGAAGATACGGGATAATCCTTACTTGCCAAATTAACGCATTTAAACACTCATACGCGCAGAAATCTTCATCAATATCATGCAAACTGTTGCATGATTGCATTGGGAAACTATTTGAAGCAATGCAACCAAGTTGTGTAATCAGTGTAGAACACAATAGAGTAGCGGATTGCATACGGAGAGGCTAAAAATTGTTCCAAACGGTTGCGATTGCGGTTTCTGATTGTGTTACTGCCGTCTAAAAGGGCGCTTAAGGTTTAACGGAACGTAACAGAACGCCAAGGCcgcttctctttctttttctctttctctttctgtgtttctctctctctctctctctttctctttctctctctctctctctcttggatCATTTCCGTTCCTTGTTGGTGTTGCCACAAatactgaataaaaaaaactcaagtAATAAAACCACTACAAGCTACCAAACATCGTATCTGTCAAACGCGACAAGCATTACAACTGCCGTACGATGCAGATTCCATACACATCTTAGTCAATGCTTTGCTATAAAATGTTTCTCTCCTTGTTTCTTTCTCCTCTCGCCTACCGACATCACAACGTACAAAATCGCCGTCACCACACCTTGATTcgcaccaaaacaaaaaatccattacAAATGCCAATTGTAaaatctaaaacaaaaaaacaatcgtcGATTGCATCCAATCCTCGCACGATGTTCGATGCAAAACGTGTGCGAACGACCGCGGCAAACAAATCCTCCAACATCGATTAATGCCGATACACAAAACCGACACCATTACTACCCCTTCACACCCACAACCatgtgtgcacgtgtgtgtatgtctgccATTCTGTCTGCCCAACGTGTAACATATCCGGAAACACCGGCCTCGTTTGTTTCAATCTGGTTGAAAAACTGGACACTCGCAAAACGCATCCTTTGTCGGTTCACTCCGCCATTACAAAACATGCGcgtacgcacacatacacacacaacgctCCTACCTACGCGCACTCTGATCACGTGCTGCCCACCTCGTTCACGAATGCGCCCTGATGCGCTCAATACGGCAACACAAATACCCAAACCCACCATCAAACTCCATATCAAATGCAAACGAAACAACTGAATCGCACTGAAATCGATGgcacaaaccaaccaacaaaaaaaatcgtccaTAAAAAACGAACTACAATGGTGCATTTACTGATAACTGATGGTTGGGCCCACGTAGATCACGACCAGGGTAAGGTCAGCACCCTGGCAATGGTAATCATGTTAGTGGTAATCGTCAAATGTGTCTTCCTTTGTTTCGCGTTAATGGCTGTTTGCTACAGGTAAAATGAACCAATACCTATAATTATTTGTTCAATTCACACTCATTCAAAACTTCCTAGTAACTGTGACTGTCCCTTAAAAACTGAACCGAACCTTTTCGCACCGTTTAATTGAAAACTGTGTTTTAAGTAGCTTCTGTATCACAAACGTATACAGGATTGTTTTAATAGTTTCAAACAGTAACCACTAATTGTGGATGGTTTtaagatttgtttttgtttgtcatgTTTGATGAATATCTAAAACTGATATATGTCAAAATATAGCTAAAATTATCCTATGTTGTAAGGTTCATAACGTGTTGTAACGTGTTTTCGTGCTATTCAATGTGTCCAAACAGCGTAATTTGAAAAGCGTTGCctttcagttttaaatttaCGTTTCATGCGTTCTGCGATGCGTGTTACTTGGGAAAAACACACGGTGCGTTTGTTTAAGTGCAGTCGCACGACACCTCTGTCAAAGCAACACTTCTATTTTGCGGATGCTTCTATCGAGTGCGATTTAGCatcttttaatttaataaatgttacttgtttgagcgatttttaaaagaaacacaTGGATAAGCAGTGTTTGAGTTGCATTTTTTGCAGTATTCTCTGTGTAtgcgtgatttttttttcatacgcGTTATTTACGCCTGACACTGACACGTCATTCGACACTCGTCTAACTGTGTCAACTAAATGGTTTATCACCATTACCATATTGTGTGTTCATCATCACCAAATTattgaagttttgttttacatttgttCACCATCATCCTCGACATCAACCAACAAAAAGTCATCCATATATGTCAAATGTTTTTCCTACCCTATAACTTTATCTATTTTTATGTTaagtttttgtatgttttttcttcttcttccggtttttatttacatttttccaaCACACTTCCAGATCCCCTAAAACTATTCCCGACAAGCCTGTGGTGCAAGCACGCAGGCGTCCGGCTAATAAACTCAATACCGGCCTAAAATCTAACGTTTAAACCACTCGAATTGGATGAAAGGATGGAGCAAAATGTTAAGCAACGTAATCAAGATAATTAAAACATGATGTGCCAATCAATCGATGATTTGGAACTCTTTACGCAGAtcatgatttaaataaattaaaaaaaatgtaataaatcataaaaaaaatcacctgTCAGTTAAGTGAACTAGATTTAAAAATTAGCTTAATCACTTAGAAACGCCCAAGCTTGAAGGGTGCAGATGTTATGTTctaaatgtcaaaataaatggaaaataatttgctaACACTGTCAAACTGGGCTTTTTAGTGACATTTGTAAAGTGAAAACGCAAATCGGTTACTAATCAGCATACATCATCAACTTAATCTGCTATGACGAATCGTGCGTTAAGCTCCGCTGTCAACAGCGTGACCAAGACAGCAGCTAGCAGACACGAATTGTTTTACGCGCAGCCAATCTGCGGTGGAGTATTGTACTCTACTGCTAAGAGCTTTCACACGCTTTCAAGTACTGCTTGTGTCATTTTGTCCGAGCCCATCGTGCAGTCAGgctttaagattttttttgttcttattcatttttgttgttagtTTCTTGTTTTGATATGTATacctctctctgtctctctttctgtctttgtatctttccgttttttcatttgattgaTATCCGTCCACATATGTGTTAATCTGTACCAACCGTATTTTAGCCACTCTGCAATAGTAACGTTTCTGTCAGTGTCTCAAtgttcgcacacacacatacattcaaaTCCTAGTTCTTTGAGTTGATTTGTCCTTCAATTAATTTGTAGGATTTTATTTCATAGTTGTGTTATTTTCTTGTACTttattctgtttttattttcctacaAATTACGTTTGtctacattattttttttctcaattctTCTTGCTTCTATGTTATATATTAGTCCTTATTACTTTAACCTACTATGACTtgttttcattccttttttcatAAGCAAAatcattataaaataaaaatacacacaccacTAACCAGCCACATTCTTTCTCACCGTTTTTTTACTACTTGTCTGTATCGAGTGTAATTTGCATATACATAATACATATGTATATAGATATTTCCGTTTATTTTTGCATATGTTTACTTTCGTATGACGTGTTGATGTGTTGTGTGCAGTGTAATTATGTGAATCTGTGCCTATTGTTAATGCATTGGAAGTACGTTGcgagcaaaaatcaaacaaaaactcttatttcaaaacaagcaaatccCATATGTCACTCGTATGTATCGTTTCTGGCTGTCTACTcttcctctatctctctctctctctctctctctctctctctgtctctctctctctctctctctctctctaacatTTCTGTTAAATGAGCGATTTCTTTTTATGGGTTTCtattttcttctattcttCTTTTAAATGCTGTTGTATTTATTATCTGTTGTACGATGATGCCTCTCTCTTCATCTTCACTGTtctgcacatacacacacacacacacacatattgtAATCGCTCCTTTGTTACGTTTTTGGTCCACTATGTATCTCTCTGTTCGTTTACCTTAATGAAACATTTGTTTGTCGTGTCGTTATAAATAATTgtacaataattttaaaatcaaatcaattacCCATTAAAACCATCACAACTTGTCTCAAAGTCGAAGCAGCTATAATACAACCTAACGATAAGACGTTTtacttttccgtttttttttaatttagtgTTCACTGCAAAACGTTTATAAAGCGGCTCTCTAATATGGTGACGATATTATGTGGTTGAATGTCAAATTGGCACTCAAAAATATTTGTACTTCAAAAACTCTCCTCCTCTGTAACTGTTTTCAACATCACCTGCACCTGTTATGATATAAGCGTTTACGGATGTTTCGTTTCCCTCGCAAAATCTCAATGTTCGCATAAGCTGATGATAGAGCTCATCCTCCACGATCTTTGGCGAATATTGGTTGTTTGCGTTTCACAATCCTCATTTCTATTTACTTTATgtacactctctctttctctctctgtctcacacacacacgcccctcGCCACAGCACCCCGTCgtcaattaattttctttttgggagttgaaaatgcaaaaaataccGGTTTCGTATGGGCGATGTGCTATAGTGTCATTTGCATCACATAGcttgaaccatttttttttttgggcataCTTTTGAGAAAAAGAAGTAAATTACATTccaaaaaataattaacataACACGATAATGGTGATGTTTGAGTGCTTTCATCTCATCAGGTCCAACAAaaccattttttctctctcaatATTTTCTTCGTTTTCAGATTAACAT
The Anopheles arabiensis isolate DONGOLA chromosome X, AaraD3, whole genome shotgun sequence DNA segment above includes these coding regions:
- the LOC120906639 gene encoding disintegrin and metalloproteinase domain-containing protein 11 isoform X11 codes for the protein MSLEDLWFHRYLPLSRCASTTGQRNISRRPSSSSWLLLITLILISAPGRLQSSAADDRGLHKREADYTLDDSFWNEESPVGEVERLLKEHQQNQELVDKIGSSYYQIIYPVQLRHHEKMGISTREVNQPKFPQRGYDGSYSGSGGGRGRSRTGKHFHRTSLLIKAFNHKFRLDLELNTQLLAPNIVQKHYLPSGFAQDSHREIEHCYYHGTVKDYPGASAAFHTCNGVSGVIHVGNETFVIHPFYGGDLSKHPHVIFEARTKSNKGCANSGNLEWRTRSIRRGSSHHAGLVELIDRNGAGRYRRDVRETTKYIETALIIDKAMFQKRNGSTRTEVVHDAIQVANIADLYFRTLNTRVSVVYIETWQGQNQAQIDGGKDISKAISNFNDYTSRNLYKIDKDTTQLLTGETFAGGEVGMSVPETVCTPKAVGISVDMNPYEPHLLAGTMAHMIGHNIGMGHDDNRDECICRDWHGCIMSQSIVGLENVQPYKFSECSRLDYIDALRIGHGLCLLNKPNEVELRKNCGNGIVEDDEECDCGSALDCDKTDPCCDGITCKLKKESQCATGPCCDKCILKPPGVICRDAHNECDLPEYCNGESGQCPPDVHKKNGNPCGMNSTGFSTGYCFNGVCPTQAAQCERIWGYSGTGADRVCYEQFNSKGSINGHCGKDGNGNYIKCEPENIQCGSLQCKDGDRTPVEDCCEHLYSRAIISIRGTEYECKSITGASTNSNTPPYGLVRDGTPCGDNLICVNQTCVSIFPYIDQTKCPTNHNNLECSGNGDCTNNNKCFCKFGWTGPDCSIQAHITTTYPSLITSTTSESTIIMEKKTTRYANYHGSNTVFLVGVLMSVVGGVFITFALMALCYRSVVVHNNFSLCLRKKTTRLKYDPPYVKKPMAKYVGGATAANHHSQDDVSLEGSNKMMFGNQTTQFRDHKAIRRMTGSVSEDDPTHSGKFSMCASNPISPQYHTIVQDNC